Below is a window of Flavobacterium sp. N2820 DNA.
ATTAAATCGACTATCGTTTACTTTTGCATCGGTATTCAAAAACTCAACAGCATCTTTACTCACGCATCCAATATAAACACCATCTTCGGTAACAGGAAAATGCGAATATGGAAAATCTATAAAAACATCTTGTGCTTCTGCAATAGAATCGGTGTGTTTTATAGGTTTTATCTCGTTATTAATGTAGCTAACTAAACTGTTCATTTTGTTTGGTGTATTATTAAACCGCAAAATAATCAAAAAATACCATATGTTACCTAATTTATACTTTGTATTTTTGCTAAAATAAAATAAAACACATGACAAAATTATCGGTAAATATTAATAAAATAGCAACATTACGTAATTCAAGAGGTGGAAATGTGCCAGATTTACTAAAGGTTGCCAAAGATATTCAACAGTTTGGAGCACAAGGAATCACCATTCATCCAAGACCCGATGAACGTCATATTCGTTATCAAGACGCACGTGACTTAAAATCGGTCGTGTATACCGAATATAATATTGAAGGAAATCCACAACATAATTTTATTGATTTAGTTTTAGAGTGTAAACCTACACAAGTTACTTTGGTGCCTGATGCTATTGGTGCTTTAACCTCAAATGCGGGTTGGGATACTATTAAACATCAATCGTATTTAACAGAAGTAATTCAGGAATTTCAACGGAACGGAATTCGAACTTCTATTTTTGTAGA
It encodes the following:
- a CDS encoding pyridoxine 5'-phosphate synthase; amino-acid sequence: MTKLSVNINKIATLRNSRGGNVPDLLKVAKDIQQFGAQGITIHPRPDERHIRYQDARDLKSVVYTEYNIEGNPQHNFIDLVLECKPTQVTLVPDAIGALTSNAGWDTIKHQSYLTEVIQEFQRNGIRTSIFVDADEKMIEGAKATGTERIELYTESFAHEYGLGNKNGIEPFIKAAIKANELNIGINAGHDLSLDNIKFFKENIPNLLEVSIGHALISESLYLGLENVVNMYLQKLK